CAAGGATAGGTTACATTACCCCTTGACGAAGCTCGAGTGTGCAGCAGCTGGGTCAATCGTGGTACAATTTGTGGCACGCGGGCCACAGCCTCTGTCTCACCGTGGCCACCGCAAGGCCACCCCTCGCGACATCGAGAGTCCGCGCATGAAAAAGCTCCCCGGCCGCGAACGGCCGGGGAGCTTCGACATCGATCCAGCGGAATCAGGCGCCTTGGGCCACGCGCGCCAGCTTGCTTTCCACCGAGCCGATCAGCTCGCGGAACGACTTGATGAACTTGTCTACGCCCTCGCGCTGCAGCTGGTCGGTCACCGCGTCCATGTCGATGCCCAGCTCGGCAAGCGTGCGCAGGTCCTGGTGGGCCGCCTCCACGTCCTGGTCCACCGTGCGGCGAGCGACCCCATGGTCGGCGAACGCCTCCACCGTGTTCAGCGGCATGGTGTTCACCGTGTGCGGGCCGATCAGCTCCTCCACGTAGATCACGTCGCGGTACGCCGGGCTCTTGGTGGAGGTGCTGGCCCACAGCGGCCGCTGCACCCGGGCGCCGGCGGAGGCCAGCCGCTCCCACCGCGCACCCGAGAACACCTGGGCGAAGCGCTCGTACGCCAGCTTGGCGTTCGCCACGGCCGCCTTGCCCGACATCGCCCGGGCAAGCGCCGCCTGCCCGTCGTCCGCGGCCGAGCACGCGAGCTTCTCCAGCTGTGCGTCCACCGCCGAATCCACGCGCGATACGAAGAACGAGGCGACCGATGCCACGCGGTCCAGCGGCTGCCCGGCCTGCTGCCGGCGCTCCAGCCCGCGCAGGTACGCCTCCATCACCTGCTCGTAGTTCTTCACCGAGAACAGCAGGGTGATGTTCACGTTGAAGCCGTCGGCCAGCAGCTGCTCGATGGCGGGGATGCCCGCCTCGGTGCCCGGCACCTTGATCATCAGGTTGGGCCGGTCCACCGCCTCGCGCAGGCGCCGCGCCTCGTCCAGCGTGCCCTGCGTGTCGTGCGCCAGCTCGGGCGACACTTCGAGCGACACGAAGCCGTCGTGGCCCTCGGCGCGATCGTACACGCCGCGGAACAGGTCGCAGGCGCGGCGGATGTCCTCCACCGCCAGCGACTCGTACGCGGCGGACGCGCCGGCCTGCGACGCCGCCAGCTCGCCCACGGCGTCGTCGTAGTCGGTGCTGTCGCCGATCGCCTGCTCGAAGATCGAGGGATTGGAGGTCACGCCGCGCAGGTCGTAGCGGCGGATCATCTCCTCCAGCTCGCCGTTGTCCAGGATGCCGCGGCGGATGTAGTCCAGCCACACGCTCTGCCCCAGCGCGTGCAGCTCGTGCAGCGGATTTCCCTCGTCGCGCACCGCGTCGGTCGGATGCTTGGTTTCGGCCATGGTATGGTCTCGCTCTCTTGAAAGTGCGTCAGTGCGTTAGTGCGTTAGTGCGGGAGTGAACGGCACCGCCCTAGATGCCACCGTCGGCTGCCGTGCATGGAAGCGACTTCCGCACTCACGCACTTCCGCACTCACGCACTTCCGCACTCACGCACTCTTCTCATCGGTTCCGTGCGCCGTCGGTCCGGCGTCGCCGGCGCCCTGCGCGTGACCGCTGCCGATCCCCAGCAGCCCCTTGGCCTTGGCGGCGACGTTCTCGGCGCTGAAGCCCAGCTCCTGGAACACGCGCGTCGCCGGGGCCGAGGCGCCGAAGTGGCTGATGCCGATCACCTCGCCCTCGCCCACCCAGCGGTGCCAGCCCATGGGGTGCGCGGCCTCGATGGCTACGCGCGCCTTGACGGCCGGAGGGATCACCTCGTCCCGATACTCCTTGGTCTGCTGGGCGAACAGCGCCCAACTGGGCATGCTCACCACGCGCGCGCGGATCCCATCGGCCTCCAGTGCGGTCCGCGCCTCCAGGGCGACCGCGACTTCCGAGCCGCTGGCGATCAGGATGGCCTGCGGGTCGCCGCCCTCCGCATCCGCCAGCACGTACGCGCCGCGGCGCAGGCCTGACGCGGGGGCCATCGTTTCGCGGTCGATGTGCGGCAGCGCCTGCCGGGTGAGCGCGAAGAAGACGGGGCCCTCGCGGTGCTCCATCGCGAACCGCCACGCTTCCACCGTCTCGTTGGCGTCTGCCGGGCGAAGGTCGATCAGCCCGGGGATGGTGCGCAGCGACGGAAGCTGCTCGATGGGCTGGTGCGTGGGGCCGTCCTCGCCCAGGCCGACGGAATCGTGCGTGTAGATGTAGATGGCGGGCTGCTCCATCAGCGCGGCAAGGCGCACCGGCGGCCGCATGTACTCGCTGAAGATCAGGAAGGT
This Longimicrobium sp. DNA region includes the following protein-coding sequences:
- the tal gene encoding transaldolase, translated to MAETKHPTDAVRDEGNPLHELHALGQSVWLDYIRRGILDNGELEEMIRRYDLRGVTSNPSIFEQAIGDSTDYDDAVGELAASQAGASAAYESLAVEDIRRACDLFRGVYDRAEGHDGFVSLEVSPELAHDTQGTLDEARRLREAVDRPNLMIKVPGTEAGIPAIEQLLADGFNVNITLLFSVKNYEQVMEAYLRGLERRQQAGQPLDRVASVASFFVSRVDSAVDAQLEKLACSAADDGQAALARAMSGKAAVANAKLAYERFAQVFSGARWERLASAGARVQRPLWASTSTKSPAYRDVIYVEELIGPHTVNTMPLNTVEAFADHGVARRTVDQDVEAAHQDLRTLAELGIDMDAVTDQLQREGVDKFIKSFRELIGSVESKLARVAQGA